ACCAGTAGGTGCCGCGCACGCCCCAATAGGGCGGGCTGGAAAACGACTTGCCTTCCCATCCGGCCCGGAAATCCGGTCCGTCGGAAACCGTCACATCGCTGTGCGGGGCGCTTTGCCAGCCGCCATAACCGGAAATTTCGAATTCGCCTGCGAGTGCGGCAGAGAAGGAAACGCCGCTGAGGAGCAGGGCGCAGACAAAAGAAGTGTGGCGCGGCATGGAGAGAATCCAGATTGATATCAGAAATCCACCAAACCGTTTTTTGATAACATTTGAATGACAGAAACGAAAAACGGGCGGTCAGCTGACCACCCGTTTTAAGGCCGTTCCATCATCCCCTGAGAGAGGTCCGGCGCCTGGCGTCCCCCGCCAAGTCTCGTCGAATGCTTCGTTCGATTGAATTGTGCCGGATTGTACCGCGCAAAGGCGGCAATTCAAGCGGATAGGCGGCCACGCCGGCCATGGAGCGACCGGAATGGCACAACCGTTGCCGTCATATCACAATGACCCGCGTTCCGACGTTTACGCGCTCATAAAGATCGGTGACATCCTCATTGCGCATGCGGATGCAGCCGGACGAATTGTTACTGCCGATCGTCCAGGGCTGGTTGGTGCCGTGAATGCGGTAAAGCGTGGAGCCGAGATACATGGCACGTGCGCCCATCGGATTGGCCGGGCCGCCTTCCATGAAGGCCGGCAGGTAATGTCCCTTGGCCGCCTCGCGGGTGATCATTTCCTTCGGCGGGGTCCAGCTCGGCCATTCTGCCTTGCGGGTCACCTTGTGGGTTCCGGCCCATTCGAAGCCGGGCTTGCCGACGCCTACGCCATAACGCCGCGCCTTGCCGTCGGCTAGCACGAGATAGAGGAAGCGGTTCGGCGTATCGATGACGATGGTGCCGGGTTTTTCATTGGTCTGGTAGGCGACGATCTGCGGCAGGAACTGCGGCGCGATCTGCGTGCGCACCGGTGCGTTGGGTCGCACGG
The Agrobacterium cucumeris DNA segment above includes these coding regions:
- a CDS encoding L,D-transpeptidase; this encodes MTMKSVFLALSLVSTLAVPAAMANERYRERPPIVVSPDLSAPWVTQLGGRGNVRPVVYPRAPAARQPFFQQRQVAMPQRPSSGVTSQRPARVQNAAVRPNAPVRTQIAPQFLPQIVAYQTNEKPGTIVIDTPNRFLYLVLADGKARRYGVGVGKPGFEWAGTHKVTRKAEWPSWTPPKEMITREAAKGHYLPAFMEGGPANPMGARAMYLGSTLYRIHGTNQPWTIGSNNSSGCIRMRNEDVTDLYERVNVGTRVIVI